From Xylanibacter oryzae DSM 17970, a single genomic window includes:
- a CDS encoding HAMP domain-containing sensor histidine kinase yields MKIRTRLTLRYAAISAFVFILLMCIIYLMTERNRSRDFYHDLNREAVTKAHLFLQNEVTPKTMQSIYNNNRAFLDEVEVAVYTTNFKMLYSDAIKNDIVNETPEMIAQVKKDKIIYFNVGKYQALAKLYKYNGAEYIVTAAAYDGYGIAEERALEEVLFIISVIGLSVLCGVGWLLSRSALKPVSEIVDEAESITAVELKRRLPVNNENDELGELSIAFNSMLDRLEKAFESQKMFVSNVSHELRTPMAALIAEMELTLMKKRSPEEYEQAIGNVLEDSNRIVKLVQGLLDMAKTDYMPEQINKEPTRLDELILDARSIVLKANPQYDVEIVFEQEADDDSYITVNGNSYLLTTAFRNIIENNCKFSGDKSSLVRISFWEENAIIRFSDNGIGISKEDAQKIFEPFYRGSNKLYARGNGIGMALVKKVVDIHGGTIQVNSVQGEGTTFIISLPHI; encoded by the coding sequence ATGAAAATACGTACACGATTAACACTTAGGTATGCTGCCATATCAGCATTCGTATTTATTCTGTTGATGTGTATTATATACTTGATGACCGAGCGTAACAGAAGCAGAGACTTTTACCATGATCTGAATCGCGAGGCAGTAACAAAAGCACATCTTTTTTTGCAGAATGAGGTAACTCCTAAAACGATGCAGTCTATATATAATAATAATAGAGCTTTTCTAGATGAAGTAGAAGTGGCTGTATACACAACCAACTTTAAGATGTTATATAGTGATGCTATAAAAAATGATATAGTAAACGAAACACCTGAAATGATTGCTCAGGTCAAAAAAGATAAAATCATTTATTTCAATGTAGGTAAATATCAGGCTCTGGCAAAGCTTTACAAGTATAATGGAGCTGAATATATTGTTACAGCAGCTGCTTATGATGGATATGGTATAGCTGAAGAAAGAGCATTAGAAGAAGTCCTTTTTATTATATCAGTTATTGGACTTTCTGTTCTTTGTGGCGTAGGATGGCTTTTATCAAGAAGTGCCTTAAAACCTGTTTCTGAAATTGTTGATGAGGCTGAAAGTATAACAGCAGTAGAGCTAAAAAGGCGATTGCCTGTAAATAATGAAAATGATGAATTGGGAGAGCTTAGCATAGCCTTCAACAGTATGCTCGACAGACTAGAGAAAGCTTTTGAATCGCAAAAGATGTTTGTTAGTAATGTATCCCACGAATTACGTACACCGATGGCTGCTTTAATAGCAGAAATGGAGCTCACATTGATGAAGAAAAGAAGCCCTGAAGAATATGAACAGGCAATTGGTAATGTCCTAGAAGATTCTAATCGAATAGTCAAATTAGTACAAGGACTCTTAGATATGGCTAAGACTGACTATATGCCTGAGCAGATAAACAAGGAGCCAACACGGCTTGATGAGCTTATACTAGATGCTCGTTCGATTGTGCTTAAGGCAAATCCGCAATATGATGTAGAAATAGTATTCGAGCAAGAGGCAGACGATGACTCCTATATTACAGTAAATGGAAATAGTTATCTGCTAACTACAGCATTTAGAAATATTATTGAAAATAATTGTAAATTCTCTGGAGATAAGAGTTCTTTAGTAAGAATATCTTTTTGGGAGGAAAATGCAATAATACGTTTTTCTGATAATGGTATAGGCATATCTAAGGAAGATGCTCAGAAAATTTTTGAACCATTTTATAGGGGTAGTAATAAACTTTATGCTAGAGGCAACGGTATCGGTATGGCTTTAGTAAAAAAGGTTGTTGATATACACGGAGGAACTATCCAGGTAAATTCTGTGCAAGGTGAAGGAACAACATTTATTATCAGTTTACCTCATATATAA
- a CDS encoding response regulator transcription factor has translation MLTILVIEDEERVASLLKCGLEESGYKVAVAYDGEMGFRLFTSSKFDLVISDVILPKKNGFELCKSIREIDQSMPILMLTALGTTDDKLDGFDAGADDYMVKPFDFRELNARINVLLRRSTNDIKDVNNDIIYADLRINLKSKKVTRGETEIKLSPKEYNLLVYMVENSDRIVTRMEIADKVWNTHFDTGTNFIDVYINYLRKKIDRDFDVKLIHTRVGMGFIFTDNP, from the coding sequence ATGTTGACTATTCTGGTAATAGAAGATGAGGAACGTGTGGCATCGTTACTTAAATGTGGTCTAGAGGAGAGCGGATATAAAGTAGCAGTGGCTTATGATGGTGAGATGGGCTTCAGGCTCTTTACAAGTTCAAAATTTGACTTGGTGATATCAGATGTTATACTTCCAAAAAAGAACGGTTTCGAATTATGCAAGAGCATACGGGAGATCGATCAGTCTATGCCTATACTTATGCTTACAGCTCTAGGAACAACAGACGATAAGTTAGATGGCTTTGATGCAGGAGCAGATGACTATATGGTTAAACCTTTTGACTTTAGAGAACTTAATGCACGTATAAATGTATTGCTCAGAAGGTCTACCAATGACATAAAGGATGTAAACAATGACATTATCTACGCTGATCTTAGGATAAATCTTAAGAGTAAAAAGGTTACTAGAGGCGAAACCGAAATAAAATTATCTCCTAAAGAGTATAATCTACTTGTATATATGGTAGAAAATTCCGATCGTATTGTTACCAGAATGGAAATAGCAGACAAAGTGTGGAATACACATTTTGATACAGGCACTAATTTTATTGATGTATATATCAACTATTTGAGGAAGAAGATAGACCGGGACTTTGATGTTAAACTTATTCATACCCGTGTGGGTATGGGGTTTATTTTTACAGATAATCCATGA
- a CDS encoding acyl-CoA thioesterase, whose product MEKIEFHHTLPVQIRFNDVDKFGHVNNTIYFQYYDTAKTDYIAKVCPNVEWDREAIMVVHIECDFISQLRGDNIVAVRTAVDKIGHKSFNLLQEVYNMDTDEVICRCTSIMVAYNLEKHESMLMPQKWIEAISNFEGRKF is encoded by the coding sequence CCTTACCGGTGCAGATTAGGTTTAATGACGTTGATAAATTCGGGCACGTAAATAATACTATTTACTTTCAGTATTACGACACTGCAAAGACTGATTATATTGCAAAAGTATGCCCAAATGTAGAATGGGATAGAGAAGCAATAATGGTTGTTCACATAGAATGTGATTTCATATCTCAGTTGAGGGGTGATAATATAGTTGCAGTACGCACTGCAGTTGACAAAATAGGTCATAAAAGTTTTAATCTTTTGCAAGAAGTCTATAATATGGACACAGACGAGGTTATATGCAGATGTACATCCATTATGGTGGCTTATAATTTAGAAAAACATGAATCAATGCTTATGCCACAAAAATGGATAGAGGCAATAAGTAATTTTGAAGGAAGAAAATTCTGA